The proteins below come from a single Corynebacterium glyciniphilum AJ 3170 genomic window:
- a CDS encoding RCC1 domain-containing protein → METVERGRRLMLAAARRHSVAVLRDGTVAAVGDGRAGECDVDHWNNVVAVAAGNVHTARNTGKSHTVGLRSDGTVLATGWNHDRQCDTGGWRDIATVAAGWRRTLGVCSDGTASATGRITEGACDVSRWRDIVAVSCGDWHSVALRDDGSAVAAGNNRRGQCAVEAWRNLTAIAAGSAYTVGLKADGRVLITGAPTTGLADIDEWEDIVTVSAGSQHAVGVTASGRVLAAGDNSHGQCDIESWENIVAIAAGSAHTLGLCSDGSLVSAGTNTDGQRDIATWAGRLSPWRCAG, encoded by the coding sequence GTGGAGACAGTAGAGCGAGGTCGCAGACTGATGCTGGCGGCAGCCAGGCGTCACTCGGTCGCGGTGCTGCGAGACGGTACCGTGGCCGCCGTCGGTGACGGCCGAGCCGGCGAATGCGATGTCGACCACTGGAACAATGTCGTCGCCGTAGCAGCGGGGAATGTGCATACCGCCAGGAACACCGGCAAATCGCATACTGTCGGTCTCCGCTCGGACGGCACCGTTCTGGCGACCGGATGGAATCACGACCGCCAGTGCGACACCGGGGGCTGGCGTGACATAGCGACGGTAGCAGCGGGCTGGCGGCGGACACTCGGAGTCTGCTCAGATGGCACTGCGTCGGCGACCGGTCGGATCACCGAGGGTGCCTGTGATGTGAGCCGATGGAGAGACATCGTGGCTGTATCGTGCGGTGATTGGCATTCCGTCGCGCTACGCGACGATGGATCCGCAGTGGCAGCAGGAAATAACCGGCGAGGTCAATGCGCGGTGGAGGCGTGGAGAAATCTCACCGCCATCGCAGCCGGTTCGGCCTACACGGTCGGGCTGAAAGCCGACGGGCGGGTTCTCATCACCGGGGCGCCAACCACTGGATTAGCCGACATCGACGAGTGGGAAGATATTGTCACGGTGTCCGCGGGGAGCCAGCATGCGGTGGGTGTGACTGCTTCAGGCCGAGTTCTGGCAGCCGGCGACAACAGTCACGGCCAGTGTGATATCGAGAGCTGGGAAAACATCGTCGCCATCGCCGCAGGCTCGGCCCATACGCTCGGATTGTGTTCCGATGGGTCCCTCGTCAGTGCAGGGACCAATACTGACGGCCAGCGGGACATCGCAACGTGGGCCGGCCGTCTCAGCCCCTGGCGTTGTGCCGGTTGA
- a CDS encoding calcineurin-like phosphoesterase C-terminal domain-containing protein, which translates to MPSRMHSRSLRAPLGTVLAAAVILTTAPAQTPAYAQDGSALPGSSSRPGSSAPTDPSGNEGLYEGSVEVVDGEANDQSLFTGRVFDDANRNSALDGDEAGVPGVRVTNGIDVTTTDDTGRYELPVRDNMSVSVTQPAGWQVPVDEDNFAQFSYQHYPEGSPDLTFGGLEPTGPVPSAVNFPLAASEATASPEQSCPMAADTQTYDKQEVEYARKGAPADLAARDDYAGCGILLLGDNVGDDLSLNPDLKQLYSDANGPVRALPGNHDIDYDATSDVNATDTYRRDFGAPYYSYDVGETHFVALDNIVYNGDDGSGNGGYDEKIDDQQLEWLRNDLATIEPDQQIVIAAHAPIVSYQEVVTDNADDLYEILADYPHAVTVGGHTHTLEHLVAGEQRAEWADNDQSPITQLSHDQIIAGAVSGDWYSGELNDNGVPHAYTSDAAEPGVLTFEFDGTGRSEYYTVRNEEQDHQFLTGINSPTWRTWAEDAQQWQDNDKQGDAPEQIDPLEVSQQDVVDGGSYLTTSFFGGSTGADVQVTIDGETVDAEHTQPAEGEALNKGWEYTETVSATHNLSSSGNVAQASPHVWRATLPDDLAVGEHTVEVKGTDRYGHQSLQTVAFTVTEDNQ; encoded by the coding sequence ATGCCCTCACGCATGCACTCGCGCTCGCTACGCGCACCTCTCGGCACCGTCCTCGCCGCTGCCGTGATCCTCACCACCGCCCCGGCGCAAACCCCCGCCTACGCCCAGGACGGTTCCGCACTGCCCGGTTCAAGCTCACGTCCGGGATCCTCCGCTCCCACCGACCCGTCCGGTAACGAGGGCCTCTACGAAGGCTCCGTCGAGGTCGTCGACGGAGAAGCCAATGACCAGAGCCTCTTCACCGGTCGCGTCTTTGACGACGCCAACAGGAACTCCGCGCTCGACGGGGACGAAGCTGGTGTCCCCGGCGTCCGAGTCACCAACGGTATCGACGTGACCACCACCGATGACACCGGCCGCTATGAGCTCCCCGTCCGCGACAACATGTCGGTGTCGGTCACCCAACCTGCCGGCTGGCAGGTCCCCGTCGACGAAGACAACTTCGCCCAGTTCAGCTACCAGCACTATCCGGAAGGATCACCGGATCTCACGTTCGGAGGGCTCGAACCAACCGGCCCGGTCCCCTCTGCCGTGAACTTTCCGCTTGCGGCATCCGAAGCCACCGCGTCACCGGAGCAGTCCTGCCCCATGGCGGCAGACACACAGACCTACGACAAGCAGGAAGTCGAGTACGCCCGGAAGGGTGCTCCCGCGGACCTGGCCGCGCGGGACGACTACGCCGGTTGCGGAATCCTGTTGCTCGGTGACAATGTCGGCGACGACCTGAGCCTCAATCCGGACCTGAAGCAGTTGTACAGCGATGCCAACGGCCCTGTCCGTGCGTTGCCGGGGAACCATGACATCGATTACGACGCCACCTCCGACGTCAATGCCACCGACACCTACCGTCGGGATTTCGGCGCGCCGTACTATTCCTACGATGTCGGCGAGACCCACTTCGTTGCCCTGGACAACATCGTCTACAACGGTGACGACGGCAGCGGCAACGGCGGATACGACGAGAAGATTGACGATCAACAGCTCGAATGGCTCAGGAATGACCTGGCCACCATTGAGCCGGACCAGCAGATCGTGATCGCCGCGCATGCACCGATCGTCAGCTATCAGGAGGTCGTGACCGACAACGCCGACGACCTTTACGAGATCCTCGCTGACTATCCCCATGCGGTGACTGTCGGTGGACACACCCACACCCTCGAACACCTCGTCGCCGGGGAACAGCGTGCAGAATGGGCCGACAACGATCAGAGCCCGATCACCCAGCTCAGCCACGACCAGATCATCGCCGGCGCGGTGTCCGGCGACTGGTACTCAGGTGAGCTCAACGACAATGGCGTCCCCCACGCCTACACGTCGGACGCGGCAGAGCCGGGCGTGCTGACCTTTGAGTTCGACGGCACTGGCCGCAGCGAGTACTACACGGTGCGCAATGAGGAGCAGGACCACCAGTTCCTCACCGGTATCAACTCGCCCACCTGGCGCACGTGGGCCGAAGACGCCCAACAGTGGCAGGACAACGACAAGCAGGGGGATGCCCCGGAGCAGATTGATCCGCTGGAGGTGTCCCAGCAGGACGTCGTCGACGGAGGGTCCTACCTGACGACCAGCTTCTTCGGCGGCTCCACCGGTGCGGATGTCCAGGTCACGATCGACGGAGAGACTGTCGATGCCGAGCACACCCAGCCGGCCGAGGGCGAAGCATTGAACAAGGGCTGGGAGTACACGGAAACTGTCTCCGCCACGCACAATCTGAGCTCCTCCGGCAACGTCGCCCAGGCCAGTCCGCATGTCTGGCGTGCGACGCTGCCGGACGACCTGGCTGTCGGCGAACACACCGTGGAGGTGAAGGGCACCGACCGGTACGGGCACCAGAGCTTGCAGACGGTGGCGTTTACCGTCACCGAGGACAACCAGTAG
- a CDS encoding LysR family transcriptional regulator, which translates to MELQQLRYVLAVAETRNFTRAAERCHIVQSAMSHRIKALEHELGVQLFARTSRRVELTDAGAAFLPSAQASLDAADRAAADAAAATGRIRGTVTIGVIPTVTAIDVPAVLGRFHQAHPAVKIRLLGGSSDEFIAAIRSGGMDVAVLGLPAGQPPRGVRSQELVREDLVAVVSATHRLAGRDNIALADLDGEAFVDFPVDSPGRAQSDVAFRDAGLTRDVAFEAVDTSFMLEVVRQGLAVALLSRDAIPEDADVHILDVADGPSRIQYLAWSDFNPGPAATALVEMMTDAHHDLFTRR; encoded by the coding sequence ATGGAACTGCAGCAACTGAGGTACGTCCTGGCCGTCGCCGAGACCCGCAACTTCACCCGAGCAGCGGAGCGCTGCCACATCGTGCAGTCGGCGATGAGCCACCGGATCAAAGCACTGGAGCACGAACTCGGCGTGCAGCTTTTCGCCCGTACCAGCAGGAGGGTCGAACTCACCGACGCCGGTGCAGCGTTCCTTCCCTCCGCTCAGGCCAGTCTGGACGCCGCCGACCGTGCCGCCGCTGACGCAGCCGCAGCCACCGGTCGGATCCGGGGCACGGTCACCATCGGCGTAATTCCCACGGTGACCGCCATCGATGTCCCGGCGGTCCTCGGCAGGTTCCACCAGGCTCACCCGGCAGTGAAGATCCGGCTTCTCGGCGGGAGTAGCGACGAATTCATCGCCGCCATCCGCTCCGGAGGGATGGACGTCGCGGTGCTTGGTCTACCCGCCGGTCAACCACCCCGCGGAGTACGTAGTCAGGAACTTGTCCGCGAGGATCTCGTGGCGGTGGTCAGCGCGACTCACCGTCTCGCCGGACGTGACAACATCGCACTCGCCGACCTGGACGGCGAGGCATTCGTGGATTTCCCGGTCGACTCGCCGGGTCGGGCGCAGTCCGACGTGGCGTTCCGCGACGCCGGCCTGACCCGCGATGTCGCCTTCGAGGCAGTAGACACCAGCTTCATGCTGGAGGTCGTCCGGCAAGGACTCGCCGTCGCTCTCCTCTCCCGCGACGCCATCCCTGAGGACGCTGATGTGCACATCCTCGACGTGGCCGACGGGCCGTCGCGCATCCAGTATCTGGCCTGGAGTGATTTCAACCCGGGGCCGGCGGCGACGGCGCTGGTGGAGATGATGACCGACGCTCATCATGACCTGTTCACCCGGCGTTGA
- a CDS encoding EamA family transporter — protein MTATTATAAPHQPPPSPPGAPPPATGSARVGWTALTAITPAVWGTTYIVTTHMLPDGHPLFAAMMRALPAGLIALLLARTLPRGSWWWKSLVLGTLNMAAFFPLLFLTAQHLPGGVAATLNASQPIVVAFLAVAILHEKLSVWRLGWGIVGVGGVALVVLGPGAGLDLVGLLAGIGAAASMGTGVVLTKKWGRPDGVSATALAGWQLTAAGLVLLVPALLVDGVPQDIDGTTVAGYLWLGLVGGLMTYIIWFSGIRRLPVTATALLGLLSPLVAAVLGAVIAGESFGTVQLAGFALALSAMVAGQLPPPRKTTQRTTNSRTGHSPEGTDS, from the coding sequence ATGACAGCAACCACAGCAACAGCCGCACCCCACCAACCACCGCCCTCTCCACCGGGCGCGCCACCACCAGCGACGGGGAGCGCACGGGTGGGGTGGACGGCCCTGACCGCCATCACGCCCGCGGTGTGGGGGACCACCTACATCGTGACCACGCACATGCTGCCGGACGGCCACCCGCTGTTCGCGGCGATGATGCGCGCCCTGCCCGCCGGACTGATTGCCCTGCTCCTCGCCCGGACGCTGCCGCGTGGATCCTGGTGGTGGAAAAGCCTGGTGCTCGGCACCCTGAACATGGCGGCGTTCTTCCCGCTGCTCTTCCTCACCGCCCAGCATCTACCCGGCGGGGTCGCCGCCACGCTGAACGCGTCCCAACCCATCGTCGTCGCCTTCCTTGCCGTGGCGATCCTGCACGAGAAGCTCTCGGTCTGGCGACTGGGGTGGGGGATCGTCGGTGTCGGTGGCGTGGCCCTGGTCGTACTCGGTCCCGGGGCGGGGCTGGACCTTGTCGGTCTGCTGGCAGGTATCGGTGCCGCCGCATCGATGGGCACCGGCGTGGTGCTCACCAAGAAGTGGGGACGCCCGGACGGGGTCAGCGCGACGGCGCTCGCCGGATGGCAGCTCACCGCGGCAGGGCTCGTCCTGCTGGTCCCGGCGCTCCTCGTCGACGGTGTGCCGCAGGACATCGACGGCACCACGGTCGCCGGATACCTCTGGCTCGGACTGGTCGGCGGCCTGATGACCTACATCATCTGGTTCTCCGGTATCCGACGTCTCCCGGTCACCGCAACGGCATTGCTCGGCCTGTTGTCTCCGCTGGTGGCAGCGGTGCTGGGAGCGGTCATCGCTGGGGAGTCGTTCGGCACCGTTCAACTGGCAGGGTTCGCCCTGGCGCTGTCGGCGATGGTGGCGGGCCAACTCCCACCGCCGCGGAAGACGACACAACGCACGACGAACTCCCGTACGGGACACTCACCGGAAGGAACTGACTCATGA
- a CDS encoding NAD(P)-dependent oxidoreductase translates to MNIAVIGATGMAGSAIVAEALSRGHHVTAVSRHAQGSGNDLLRTVALDLASLDAVADLPQILAGVDAAVLAVRPSPGSEHLMGPMTATVLDAAERAGTRVLVVGGSAPLRSPDDPDRLLIDDTRYIPEAWRPIAGASLDQFQVCMEHTRTRWTYLSPSAVFEPGEDTGGYRRGTTTLLTDKHGQSRVTPGDLALAAVDESEEPGDDPHITVIGR, encoded by the coding sequence ATGAACATCGCCGTCATTGGGGCGACCGGCATGGCGGGCAGCGCCATCGTCGCCGAAGCACTGTCCCGCGGACACCACGTCACCGCGGTGTCGCGGCATGCGCAGGGGAGTGGAAACGATCTGCTTCGAACCGTCGCCCTGGACCTTGCCTCACTGGACGCGGTCGCGGATCTGCCGCAGATCCTCGCCGGCGTCGACGCCGCGGTGCTGGCTGTGCGGCCTTCGCCAGGCTCGGAGCATCTGATGGGGCCGATGACCGCCACCGTCCTCGACGCCGCAGAACGTGCCGGGACCCGCGTCCTGGTCGTCGGTGGGTCAGCACCCTTACGCTCGCCGGACGATCCGGATCGTCTCCTCATCGACGACACCAGGTACATCCCCGAAGCCTGGCGACCGATCGCCGGAGCGAGTCTGGACCAGTTCCAGGTGTGCATGGAGCACACCCGCACCCGGTGGACGTATCTCAGCCCGTCGGCGGTCTTCGAGCCAGGGGAGGACACCGGCGGATACCGACGAGGCACCACCACGTTGCTGACGGACAAACACGGCCAGTCCCGCGTCACCCCGGGCGACCTGGCACTGGCCGCCGTCGACGAGAGCGAGGAGCCCGGCGATGACCCGCACATCACCGTCATCGGACGCTAA
- a CDS encoding MFS transporter, which translates to MTRTSPSSDANRDQTPDTGPSGVFTPSLRLLTVGLLVSVGIVAFDGLGVTTAMPQSRREMRQGTVTCRADSMMGLVILAVGIAVIAVTLLGEALPVGVAVVGWMIGGFGMGLAYNASTAETFSETSEDASGQMSGTIQMAQTLGTALAAGIGTAVIGGAGGGDELHTAMIAIFALTGAFALIAVPLAMRVRTAAPSGAVKE; encoded by the coding sequence ATGACCCGCACATCACCGTCATCGGACGCTAACCGCGACCAGACGCCGGACACCGGACCGTCCGGCGTGTTCACGCCATCACTGCGGTTGCTCACCGTCGGGTTGCTGGTCTCGGTCGGCATCGTGGCGTTCGACGGTCTCGGGGTCACCACCGCGATGCCGCAGAGTCGACGCGAGATGCGACAGGGGACGGTGACGTGCCGGGCTGATTCGATGATGGGTCTGGTCATCCTGGCTGTAGGTATCGCCGTCATCGCCGTGACCCTGCTGGGGGAGGCCCTCCCGGTGGGAGTCGCCGTCGTTGGCTGGATGATCGGCGGGTTCGGCATGGGGCTGGCCTACAACGCCAGCACTGCCGAGACGTTCAGTGAGACCAGCGAGGATGCCTCGGGACAGATGAGCGGCACCATCCAGATGGCGCAGACTCTCGGCACCGCCTTGGCCGCAGGCATAGGGACGGCCGTGATCGGAGGGGCCGGAGGCGGCGATGAACTGCACACCGCGATGATTGCGATCTTCGCGCTGACGGGCGCTTTTGCACTGATTGCGGTGCCGCTGGCGATGAGGGTCCGGACGGCGGCTCCCAGTGGTGCCGTAAAGGAGTAG
- a CDS encoding GNAT family N-acetyltransferase: MSIEYHSRNLKDMDPRTLYRILKLRSDVFVVEQSCAYPELDGRDLEEDSLQVWCTKNLDIPATLRILTEEQSLRIGRVVADKNYRGTGIARDLFTYALNQCSQVAPHKKIVLDAQAPLQAWYESFGFTRAGEEFLEDGIPHVPMLK; this comes from the coding sequence TTGAGCATCGAATACCACTCAAGAAACCTAAAGGACATGGATCCACGTACGCTCTACAGAATACTGAAGCTCCGCAGCGATGTCTTCGTCGTGGAGCAGTCCTGCGCATATCCAGAGCTCGACGGGAGGGACCTCGAAGAAGACAGCCTCCAGGTCTGGTGCACTAAAAACCTCGACATTCCCGCCACTTTACGAATACTGACCGAAGAACAGTCATTACGTATCGGACGCGTTGTTGCAGACAAGAACTACCGGGGTACCGGCATCGCCCGCGATCTCTTCACATACGCACTGAACCAGTGTTCACAAGTCGCGCCGCATAAGAAGATCGTTCTCGATGCCCAAGCGCCCCTACAGGCGTGGTACGAGTCTTTCGGCTTCACGCGTGCTGGAGAAGAATTTCTTGAAGATGGAATTCCCCATGTCCCCATGCTGAAGTAA
- a CDS encoding TetR/AcrR family transcriptional regulator, giving the protein MPTEDTEPTSERLSRAVWRTVAEDGIEGTSVRRVAQHAGCTTGLIMHHFGSRGAMLKHAREVLYKRTEERANIAENTHQSPRFRLKEVLCGVLPLDTERKHEARVWAGFAATALSDDAMRKIHVSGNRRWLHRIARIISTCTPDASTDSVKISAIQLIAATEGLALLASLDPETYSAEIQESILAMEVDNTLRKMASPPSAHIE; this is encoded by the coding sequence ATGCCCACCGAAGACACAGAGCCGACGAGTGAACGACTATCGCGGGCGGTATGGAGAACCGTCGCCGAAGACGGCATCGAAGGGACCTCCGTGCGCCGAGTCGCGCAGCACGCAGGTTGCACAACGGGCCTCATCATGCACCATTTCGGATCACGCGGCGCCATGCTCAAGCATGCTCGGGAAGTGCTTTACAAACGCACGGAAGAACGAGCAAACATCGCCGAAAATACGCATCAATCGCCCCGTTTTCGCCTCAAAGAGGTGCTTTGTGGCGTACTACCTCTCGACACGGAAAGGAAACACGAGGCCCGCGTATGGGCAGGGTTCGCAGCCACGGCACTATCCGATGATGCGATGCGAAAAATACATGTCTCGGGGAACCGAAGATGGCTGCATAGAATCGCCCGCATCATATCCACCTGCACCCCAGACGCTTCCACGGACAGCGTGAAAATCTCAGCTATTCAGCTTATCGCAGCAACAGAAGGCCTAGCCTTGCTCGCCTCGCTAGACCCGGAGACCTACAGCGCCGAAATCCAGGAATCAATCCTTGCGATGGAAGTCGATAACACACTTCGGAAAATGGCATCACCACCCTCCGCCCATATCGAATGA
- a CDS encoding M23 family metallopeptidase yields MTGTLDMAYPFTGRWLVQNSPANRVPSHGTAQFASSYAIDFVPVDDGRSAPLTLGSFVRPEPPEKFPGFGRTLLSPVDGTVVTVHDGERDHPAYRGLPSVGYALTQRRRVAAGWVSLAGNHVVIETDGIVVALCHLRHGSISVTRGQLVDVGAAVAECGNTGNSTEPHLHLQAVQGPDVACGNPVAVTFHGTLPRNGDIV; encoded by the coding sequence ATGACTGGCACTCTCGATATGGCGTATCCGTTCACAGGACGATGGCTCGTCCAGAACAGCCCCGCTAACCGTGTTCCGAGCCACGGGACGGCGCAGTTCGCCTCGTCCTACGCCATCGACTTCGTCCCGGTGGACGACGGGCGCTCTGCACCACTCACCCTCGGATCGTTCGTACGGCCCGAACCGCCGGAAAAGTTCCCCGGATTCGGGCGGACACTCCTGTCCCCGGTTGATGGAACAGTTGTCACGGTCCACGACGGCGAGCGCGACCACCCCGCATACCGGGGGCTGCCGTCGGTTGGATACGCGCTGACGCAGCGACGACGGGTTGCCGCTGGATGGGTGTCCTTGGCGGGAAATCATGTTGTGATCGAGACTGACGGCATCGTTGTCGCCCTGTGCCATCTCCGGCACGGCAGCATCAGCGTCACTCGGGGCCAGCTTGTTGATGTCGGGGCCGCAGTGGCCGAATGCGGAAACACGGGCAACAGCACCGAGCCACACCTGCATCTCCAGGCTGTGCAAGGCCCTGATGTCGCCTGCGGCAACCCCGTGGCGGTGACCTTTCACGGCACGCTGCCCCGCAACGGAGACATCGTGTGA
- a CDS encoding GMC family oxidoreductase gives MSETTTASLPEVFDYIVVGAGSAGCTLANRLSADGSRSVLLLEAGGKDKGQGVTIPAAFSQTFRSEFDWDYATTPQPGLRDRSIYWPRGKVLGGSSSINALMWVVGFAEDYDRWGELAGPEWSWTEISRALDRVEVSVEHQRDPSEHTAAFLRAVSEVGYRVEDANADAPDGFTQTMVTEHNGARSSAATAYLRPAALRPNLTVRTNAQTTRVRFDETRAVGVDYLHDGRERAVGARREVILCGGAVNTPQLLMLSGIGDPAHLAQHGIATVAVSSEVGKNLRDHLVSLFAVATEKGTLLDATKLPHVARYLARRRGLLTSNVAEAYGFVRSRPELAAPDLEIIYAPVAYVNEGLTGIPEHGLTMGPILLQPESRGEITLASADPMTKPVIDPRYLSDAGGQDRATMLAGLEICSRIFDAPSLRSRQSGRFIVPAGGEKMTVEQRCEEALTGASHTLYHPTSTARMGTDEDSVVDPHLRVRGVQGLRVADASVMPEIIRGHTNAPSIAIGEKAAEFVLGEG, from the coding sequence ATGTCTGAGACCACTACCGCATCCCTCCCGGAGGTGTTCGACTACATCGTGGTCGGGGCCGGGTCAGCAGGCTGCACGTTGGCGAACCGACTCAGCGCCGACGGGTCCAGGTCCGTCCTGTTGCTCGAAGCCGGCGGGAAGGACAAGGGCCAGGGCGTGACTATCCCCGCGGCGTTCTCCCAGACGTTCCGCTCCGAGTTCGACTGGGACTACGCCACGACTCCCCAACCCGGCCTACGTGACCGGTCGATCTACTGGCCACGCGGCAAGGTCCTCGGCGGAAGTTCGTCCATCAATGCATTGATGTGGGTCGTCGGCTTTGCTGAAGACTACGACCGGTGGGGCGAACTCGCCGGACCGGAGTGGTCCTGGACGGAGATCTCACGCGCCCTGGACCGCGTGGAGGTGTCCGTCGAGCACCAGCGCGACCCCAGTGAGCACACCGCAGCCTTCCTCCGAGCGGTCTCGGAGGTAGGCTACCGCGTCGAGGACGCCAACGCCGATGCACCGGACGGCTTCACCCAGACGATGGTCACCGAGCACAACGGGGCACGGTCCAGCGCCGCGACGGCCTACCTGCGTCCGGCGGCCCTCCGTCCGAATCTGACCGTGCGGACAAACGCTCAGACGACCCGGGTCCGTTTCGACGAGACCCGCGCGGTCGGTGTGGACTACCTGCACGACGGCCGGGAACGCGCCGTCGGTGCCCGGCGCGAGGTCATCCTGTGTGGAGGGGCGGTGAACACTCCGCAGCTGCTGATGCTCTCCGGCATCGGCGATCCTGCGCATCTTGCGCAGCATGGGATCGCGACGGTAGCTGTCTCGTCCGAGGTCGGGAAGAACCTGCGCGATCACCTGGTCTCGCTGTTCGCCGTCGCTACCGAGAAAGGAACGTTGCTCGACGCGACGAAGCTGCCTCATGTCGCCCGGTATCTGGCGCGACGACGAGGGCTGTTGACCTCGAACGTCGCTGAGGCGTACGGGTTCGTCCGATCCCGCCCGGAGCTTGCCGCCCCCGACCTGGAGATCATCTATGCCCCGGTCGCCTACGTCAATGAGGGGCTGACCGGCATTCCGGAACACGGACTGACGATGGGGCCGATCCTGCTGCAGCCGGAGAGCCGGGGCGAAATCACCCTGGCTTCTGCTGATCCGATGACCAAACCGGTGATCGACCCACGGTACCTCAGTGATGCAGGCGGACAGGACCGGGCGACGATGCTGGCCGGCCTGGAGATCTGCTCGCGGATCTTCGACGCGCCGAGTCTGCGGTCGCGCCAGAGTGGACGGTTCATCGTCCCCGCCGGTGGGGAGAAGATGACGGTTGAACAACGCTGCGAAGAGGCCCTGACCGGCGCGTCGCACACGCTCTACCATCCGACAAGTACCGCCCGGATGGGCACCGACGAGGACTCGGTGGTGGACCCGCATCTGCGGGTCCGTGGTGTGCAGGGTCTCCGCGTCGCCGACGCATCGGTGATGCCGGAGATCATCCGCGGCCACACCAACGCCCCGTCCATCGCGATCGGCGAGAAGGCTGCGGAGTTCGTTCTGGGCGAAGGGTGA
- a CDS encoding tripartite tricarboxylate transporter permease codes for MDATLLLPMLLAAIAAILLYTFIGFIPGTDETSVLVPVTLALALAGVDPAVLLTFFIAAIVTLNLTNAIPTALVGLPGGVLSAPMMEHSLYLKSQGRAAETIKKMAAGSAIGTIIAIPVSLAIATAIAPYADTLREYGTLLFVGGAVLLALLGANRLLSLIAIIPMSLLFQGLLSLYRDQGVIPQDGNISVSFFLGITIGPLLVSVLGLLNRSHRENLPGHPPTTVDISRKNLRGQSLAPNKILTRDETARTGLWSLISTPLFFLSPVGLTFLLGEGAAGRSGDRTTRANRAVAGMNGVAHASYLSGTIIPLLAIGIPLSPVAIGPAQALFNAPPALTLDNNLHHLLSTPMFIVAVVLGAVLALGLTYVIAVRYSYRITYVVMRYIPHEAVLGLFIGFILLLAYLDAGVANIFGVLLVGVACGTLNKLGVGYGVQFMTLYASPWIVQNLL; via the coding sequence ATGGACGCCACGCTGCTGCTCCCGATGCTCCTCGCGGCCATCGCTGCGATCCTGCTCTACACCTTCATCGGCTTTATTCCGGGAACGGACGAGACGAGTGTGCTGGTGCCCGTCACCCTCGCCCTCGCGCTGGCAGGTGTCGACCCGGCCGTCCTGCTCACCTTCTTCATCGCGGCGATCGTCACCCTGAATCTCACCAACGCCATCCCCACCGCCCTGGTGGGATTGCCCGGAGGGGTGCTGTCGGCGCCGATGATGGAGCATTCGCTCTACCTCAAGAGCCAGGGCCGGGCCGCTGAGACGATCAAGAAGATGGCCGCCGGCAGTGCGATCGGCACGATCATCGCCATCCCTGTCAGCCTGGCCATCGCCACAGCGATCGCTCCCTACGCCGACACGCTGCGCGAGTACGGCACCCTGCTCTTCGTCGGTGGTGCGGTGCTGCTCGCCCTGCTGGGCGCCAACCGGCTGCTCTCCCTCATCGCCATCATCCCGATGTCCCTGCTGTTCCAGGGACTCCTGTCGCTCTACCGTGACCAGGGGGTGATCCCGCAGGACGGGAACATCTCGGTGTCCTTCTTCCTGGGCATCACGATCGGCCCACTGCTGGTCTCTGTGCTGGGGCTCCTCAACCGCAGCCACCGGGAGAACCTGCCCGGCCACCCGCCGACGACGGTGGACATCTCCCGCAAAAATCTGCGGGGCCAGTCGCTGGCCCCGAACAAGATCCTCACCAGGGACGAGACCGCACGCACGGGACTGTGGTCATTGATCTCCACACCGTTGTTCTTCCTCAGTCCGGTGGGCCTGACGTTCCTGCTCGGCGAAGGCGCGGCAGGACGCTCCGGCGACCGCACCACGCGGGCGAACCGGGCGGTCGCGGGGATGAACGGCGTGGCCCACGCCAGCTACCTCTCCGGCACGATCATCCCACTGCTGGCGATCGGCATTCCGCTGTCCCCGGTGGCCATCGGCCCGGCTCAGGCACTGTTCAACGCACCGCCGGCGCTCACCCTGGACAACAACCTGCACCATCTGCTGAGCACGCCGATGTTCATCGTCGCCGTCGTGCTCGGTGCCGTCCTGGCACTCGGGCTGACCTACGTCATCGCGGTGCGCTACTCCTACCGGATCACCTACGTGGTGATGCGCTACATTCCGCACGAGGCGGTACTCGGACTGTTCATCGGTTTCATCCTGCTGCTGGCCTACCTGGACGCCGGGGTGGCCAACATCTTCGGCGTCCTGCTGGTCGGGGTCGCCTGCGGAACGCTGAACAAGTTGGGCGTAGGCTACGGCGTGCAGTTCATGACGTTGTACGCGTCCCCCTGGATCGTGCAGAACCTGCTGTAG